One Bdellovibrio bacteriovorus str. Tiberius DNA segment encodes these proteins:
- a CDS encoding RHS repeat domain-containing protein: protein MMKWISIIFVTSLLYCNHALAKELFIREVETTTSKGLVLSPKSNIYFGSMFINQEIEVTMIWEVIGVGTAQFTNFQITGSDRFTIKSNSCDGDVPGGSTCGYVLLFSSLSPLDDGLFNATFSFKFHGVDNSGPVTKDHIYQLSGKIKNYQEPPNNPKCNEGSIIKVSSQSVSELVPVVGAPFSMYYSSDHAPQFVVPYTNVNHLSSFNPHGWTVSLVHHYSVSQQKLFTGTGQIKHVTAYTDSAGNYNVVEGDEVYVFNTSGRHIRTRSSLTGYTKYTFNYSSGYLSEIVDSFGNTSTFTRSNGVLSEIQAPYGQVTNITVNLDNLISSITNPNNETYSITYHSNTDLISTFTTPSGRRTEFTFNASGKLTLDKGAAGNSQSFSAVPSDYVEYIVKKSALNRATEFSSERLAAGKHKQTELTPYGYHTTTVENTDNSTDTITPHYREHTKTKYDERFGAAQKRTYLQIFTTNEKENRTEINRTISPWPLTEPFGYNTITTSTNKDGAIYTEVFNKQNLEYTTTSPNGATYKTKINQYELPIQTQLGSDTPVTMVYDNQGRLTNTYQGSANSTSYTYSLSGYLESITNARNETTTFSYDSTGRITSETTPDNRTTLYSYDADGNQTGITPPGRPIHLFSFNEFGLMESYVPPAPLGGGYKNTQYQYNLDKQLTAIIRPDGQRLEYIYGDTDGLLKEIVTPSGKQSYTYEPNSDRIKSALSIYGVQTSFAYGGVNTTSETQFSPFIGTTKILFDYNKKNQRNARIIEGNKFKTNRINTSYRLDGKIAQVGDLTITYDQSSGRPIGTSLHNIKETLSYDTYGNIHTYEARLEIPNLPVKTLYSYALERDLAFRIVGKSETIQGVTTQYSYTYDSAGRLIEVKKNGRVTSTYIYDSNGNRTSGSHSGTPFTATFDDQDRMISYNGQLFKYTANGELSSAESAIGKISQFVHDSFGQLKAVHTSIGSNLKYSLDFYGRRIASHKDGKLVYERIYEGRHRIAVDYTHHSQTAKEFVYLNSPNSPEYLIIDGKIYKFLKDHLGSPRLIVEAILGTIAQRLDYTELGKITFDSNQDFQPIGFAGGLVDHDTKLVRFGARDYDPEVGRWTSKDPILFKGGDTNLFGYVENDPVNFADASGTGPILSGLCHLGLPIVADSIGKQVALKITEDIQSLEKELSSIDQLCPKDGGARKLDLESTLSKLRMAQAALPAIMTGAVNYGGKSICDLLKFAPGI, encoded by the coding sequence ATGATGAAATGGATTTCAATTATTTTTGTGACTTCACTTCTTTACTGCAATCACGCTCTTGCAAAAGAACTATTCATCCGGGAAGTGGAAACGACCACTAGTAAAGGATTGGTTCTTTCCCCGAAAAGTAACATCTATTTTGGATCCATGTTTATCAATCAGGAAATTGAAGTAACAATGATCTGGGAAGTCATTGGGGTTGGAACGGCTCAATTTACAAACTTCCAGATTACGGGCTCTGATAGATTCACTATTAAAAGCAATTCCTGTGATGGGGATGTCCCAGGAGGCTCTACATGCGGATATGTTCTTCTATTCTCATCTTTATCCCCTCTCGATGATGGCCTTTTTAATGCGACCTTTTCATTCAAATTTCATGGGGTTGATAACAGCGGTCCAGTCACTAAGGACCATATATACCAACTAAGTGGAAAAATTAAGAACTACCAAGAACCACCCAACAACCCCAAATGCAACGAAGGCTCGATCATTAAAGTTTCCAGTCAGTCTGTGAGTGAGTTAGTCCCCGTCGTGGGCGCACCGTTTTCTATGTACTACTCCTCTGACCACGCCCCACAGTTCGTAGTCCCGTACACCAACGTCAATCACCTGTCTTCCTTTAATCCACACGGATGGACCGTCTCGCTAGTACATCACTACAGCGTATCACAGCAAAAACTCTTCACCGGAACCGGTCAAATAAAACACGTCACTGCATATACAGACTCAGCTGGAAACTACAACGTTGTTGAGGGAGATGAAGTCTATGTTTTCAATACATCGGGACGACATATTCGCACACGCAGCTCATTAACCGGATACACCAAGTACACGTTCAACTATAGCTCGGGTTATCTTTCAGAAATCGTAGATTCATTTGGCAACACCAGCACCTTCACACGATCCAATGGAGTATTAAGCGAAATTCAGGCACCCTACGGTCAAGTAACCAACATAACGGTGAATCTTGACAATCTTATTTCTTCAATTACCAATCCGAACAACGAGACGTATTCCATAACTTACCATAGCAATACGGACCTCATTTCTACCTTTACAACACCAAGCGGCAGACGAACAGAATTCACATTCAATGCATCTGGAAAGTTAACCTTAGACAAAGGCGCTGCAGGAAACTCACAATCCTTTTCCGCGGTCCCAAGTGATTATGTGGAGTACATTGTAAAGAAAAGTGCATTGAACCGAGCTACAGAGTTCAGCTCTGAGAGACTAGCAGCCGGTAAGCACAAACAAACAGAATTAACACCTTACGGCTACCACACGACGACAGTCGAAAATACCGACAACTCTACAGATACAATCACGCCCCATTATCGAGAACACACAAAAACAAAGTACGATGAGCGATTTGGAGCCGCGCAAAAACGAACATATCTGCAGATATTCACCACAAATGAAAAGGAGAATCGCACAGAAATCAATCGTACGATTTCCCCATGGCCTCTTACAGAGCCGTTCGGTTACAATACTATTACGACCTCTACCAATAAAGATGGCGCGATTTACACTGAAGTCTTCAACAAGCAGAACCTGGAGTACACCACCACATCACCAAATGGAGCAACCTATAAAACCAAAATAAATCAATATGAGTTACCTATTCAGACTCAACTAGGAAGCGACACCCCAGTTACCATGGTATATGACAACCAAGGAAGACTTACTAACACGTATCAAGGTAGCGCGAACTCAACCAGCTATACTTACAGTTTAAGCGGATACCTCGAGTCGATCACTAATGCACGCAACGAAACTACTACATTTTCTTACGACAGTACAGGCCGTATTACATCAGAAACCACTCCGGACAACAGAACCACTTTGTATTCATACGATGCTGACGGAAACCAAACTGGCATCACCCCCCCAGGCAGACCAATTCATCTTTTCAGCTTCAATGAATTTGGCCTAATGGAATCGTACGTTCCGCCCGCCCCCCTAGGTGGCGGCTACAAGAATACTCAATATCAATATAACCTAGACAAGCAGCTTACCGCGATCATTCGACCGGATGGCCAAAGGTTGGAATATATTTATGGGGATACGGACGGACTTCTAAAAGAGATAGTAACCCCGTCAGGCAAGCAGTCGTATACGTACGAACCAAACTCGGACAGAATCAAAAGCGCCTTGTCTATCTATGGAGTACAAACTTCATTTGCTTATGGCGGAGTCAATACTACTAGCGAGACCCAATTTAGTCCTTTCATCGGTACAACAAAAATCCTCTTTGACTACAACAAGAAGAACCAAAGAAACGCCCGAATAATTGAAGGAAATAAATTTAAAACTAATCGAATCAACACATCCTATCGTCTCGACGGTAAGATTGCACAGGTTGGAGATCTCACGATTACCTACGATCAATCATCTGGTCGCCCTATTGGGACTAGTCTGCACAATATTAAGGAAACACTTTCTTATGATACCTATGGAAATATTCACACGTACGAAGCAAGGCTAGAAATTCCAAACCTGCCAGTAAAAACTCTATATTCATACGCCCTAGAAAGGGACCTAGCATTCAGAATCGTCGGAAAAAGTGAAACTATACAAGGTGTAACAACCCAATACAGCTATACCTATGACAGTGCAGGCAGATTGATCGAAGTCAAAAAGAACGGCCGCGTCACCAGCACCTATATCTATGACAGCAATGGGAACCGTACATCAGGATCCCATAGTGGCACCCCCTTCACCGCGACATTTGACGATCAAGATCGAATGATCTCATACAATGGCCAGCTCTTTAAATACACAGCCAATGGAGAACTTTCTTCCGCCGAATCCGCCATTGGGAAAATTTCCCAATTCGTTCACGATTCCTTTGGGCAATTGAAGGCAGTGCACACATCTATTGGATCTAACCTTAAATATTCTCTTGATTTCTACGGAAGAAGAATTGCATCACATAAAGATGGTAAGCTAGTCTATGAACGTATATATGAAGGCCGACATAGAATTGCTGTCGACTATACTCACCACAGCCAAACAGCGAAAGAATTTGTCTACCTAAATTCCCCAAATTCTCCAGAATACTTAATCATAGATGGTAAAATATATAAGTTCCTCAAGGATCACCTTGGCTCACCTCGACTGATCGTGGAGGCAATTCTTGGAACAATTGCGCAACGCCTTGATTATACGGAGTTAGGAAAAATCACTTTCGACTCAAATCAAGACTTCCAACCTATTGGTTTTGCCGGGGGACTAGTCGATCACGACACTAAGCTTGTTAGGTTTGGCGCAAGAGATTATGATCCAGAGGTTGGTCGGTGGACGAGCAAGGACCCGATTCTATTTAAAGGCGGTGACACGAATTTGTTTGGGTATGTGGAAAACGATCCCGTGAACTTCGCTGATGCGAGCGGCACTGGGCCAATCTTATCGGGCTTATGTCATTTGGGGTTGCCTATTGTCGCGGACTCAATAGGCAAGCAGGTTGCGTTGAAAATCACTGAGGATATACAATCCTTAGAGAAAGAACTCAGCTCCATTGATCAGCTTTGCCCCAAAGACGGAGGCGCTAGGAAGCTTGATCTCGAATCCACCCTCTCAAAACTGCGTATGGCACAAGCGGCGCTTCCTGCAATTATGACAGGGGCGGTGAATTATGGCGGAAAAAGTATTTGTGACCTTTTGAAATTCGCACCAGGAATATAA
- the lexA gene encoding transcriptional repressor LexA translates to MKTPLPPLTPKEKSVLEFIEAHILSSGVSPSYQEIKDHFGLASFNSVQNYLKQLTNKGYISNPQNLKRAIQVLHSASAVQDQLQSKTVSTKTGSPRTQLLQARDEILSLPLLGKVAAGQPIEAIKHDEFVDVPPSMVKNPSKSFALKVQGDSMIEDGIFDEDIILIQKQNSANNGDIIVATVDNEATVKRFYLRPRPETGDADKMVELRPSNSTMKSMWYTPDEVEIRGIVVGLIRKF, encoded by the coding sequence ATGAAAACGCCCCTCCCACCACTGACACCTAAAGAAAAATCCGTACTCGAATTTATCGAGGCGCACATCTTAAGTTCAGGAGTTTCGCCGTCATATCAAGAAATTAAGGATCACTTCGGTCTGGCTTCGTTCAACTCGGTTCAGAATTATCTGAAGCAGCTGACGAACAAGGGATATATCTCAAATCCCCAGAACTTGAAGCGAGCCATTCAGGTGCTCCACTCCGCTTCGGCGGTTCAGGATCAGCTGCAATCAAAAACGGTCTCGACGAAGACAGGGTCTCCTCGCACTCAGCTCCTCCAGGCTCGTGACGAGATCCTGTCACTTCCCCTTCTTGGGAAAGTGGCGGCCGGCCAACCTATTGAAGCCATCAAACACGACGAGTTCGTGGATGTCCCCCCTTCCATGGTCAAAAATCCTTCCAAATCCTTTGCGCTGAAGGTGCAGGGCGATTCCATGATCGAAGACGGGATCTTTGATGAAGACATCATTTTGATTCAGAAACAAAATTCCGCCAACAACGGCGATATCATTGTGGCAACGGTAGATAATGAAGCCACGGTGAAACGCTTCTATCTGCGCCCCCGCCCGGAAACTGGGGACGCAGATAAGATGGTGGAACTACGTCCATCCAATTCGACAATGAAGTCCATGTGGTACACCCCTGATGAGGTGGAAATCCGCGGGATCGTTGTCGGCCTGATCCGTAAGTTCTAA
- a CDS encoding general secretion pathway protein GspD → MLKYVISSLFVSAVTLSQASAADKIKMYFNKEELTKVIEIYSKATGQKFIIDPGVRGTISIFNQEPLEPAEAFNQLSIALATNGFAISKQSDVMVVKAARNVQRDLIEVSSEVPSVSPQRMYTWVATLKHVSVLDLNRDLRILPSRDGEMNVNAAANQIIFTDWATNLNRIAEILKAVDKPVDPATKKLVDASRRHHGPSNGPAHKGPAPKHDEAGKAPEKQ, encoded by the coding sequence ATGCTTAAGTACGTTATCTCAAGTTTGTTTGTTTCTGCTGTGACCTTGTCCCAGGCGTCTGCTGCCGACAAAATCAAAATGTATTTCAATAAAGAAGAACTGACCAAGGTGATCGAAATTTATTCGAAGGCCACGGGTCAGAAATTTATTATTGATCCAGGCGTGCGCGGAACTATTTCAATCTTTAATCAAGAGCCGCTTGAACCGGCTGAAGCTTTCAATCAGCTTTCCATCGCCCTTGCCACCAATGGCTTTGCTATCAGCAAGCAGAGCGATGTAATGGTGGTAAAAGCCGCACGCAATGTGCAGCGTGATTTGATCGAAGTCAGTTCTGAAGTTCCATCGGTATCCCCGCAGCGCATGTACACTTGGGTGGCGACGCTGAAGCACGTTTCTGTTTTGGATCTGAATCGTGATCTGCGCATCCTGCCTTCCCGTGATGGCGAGATGAATGTGAACGCGGCTGCCAACCAGATCATCTTCACGGATTGGGCAACGAACCTGAACCGTATCGCTGAAATCCTGAAAGCTGTTGATAAACCCGTGGACCCGGCGACCAAAAAGCTGGTGGATGCTTCCCGCCGCCATCATGGCCCTTCAAACGGCCCAGCGCACAAAGGCCCGGCACCAAAGCATGACGAGGCCGGCAAAGCGCCCGAGAAGCAATAG
- a CDS encoding LysR family transcriptional regulator, with protein sequence MNLDQLEFVKAVIECGSFRAAADKVGRSQPALSVAIKNLEDELSLTIFDRSEYKVKLTPEGQAFYAVAKATLESAQYTARVGIELGRHKADTELHISADPLISTEVLELIALECARPVLPVNLVITKSILQGGYQRLLDGEIDLAIAPAPRNSEDLESIFLEDVVLVSAVSRRLLQEKRTPTKEFLTKHPQILVYSNQSNEKPDATIRKTSKEPGHKIYVPDHHTKVKMIEGGVGWGRIAKSECTKEKNLVLIDKSIASETHLELCLVRPKNRPIGVTARSVWNAFQKRSTQRR encoded by the coding sequence ATGAACTTAGACCAATTGGAATTCGTCAAAGCCGTCATCGAATGTGGCAGCTTCCGGGCCGCCGCCGACAAGGTCGGCCGCTCCCAGCCCGCCCTGAGCGTCGCTATTAAGAACCTGGAAGACGAGCTAAGCCTGACCATCTTTGACCGCTCCGAATACAAAGTGAAGCTGACCCCGGAAGGCCAGGCGTTTTATGCCGTGGCCAAAGCCACCCTGGAATCCGCACAGTACACAGCCCGCGTGGGTATCGAACTGGGACGCCACAAAGCCGATACCGAACTGCATATTTCAGCGGACCCACTGATATCCACCGAAGTGCTGGAACTGATCGCTCTGGAATGCGCGCGCCCCGTGCTGCCGGTGAATCTGGTCATCACCAAGTCGATCCTTCAGGGCGGCTATCAGCGCCTTTTGGATGGCGAGATTGACCTGGCCATCGCCCCCGCCCCCAGAAACAGCGAGGACCTTGAAAGCATCTTTCTGGAAGACGTCGTGCTGGTCAGCGCCGTTTCGCGCCGCCTGCTGCAGGAAAAGCGCACACCGACAAAAGAATTTCTGACAAAGCACCCCCAGATTCTGGTCTATAGCAATCAATCCAACGAAAAACCCGATGCCACCATTCGCAAAACCAGCAAAGAACCCGGACATAAAATTTATGTCCCCGATCACCACACCAAAGTGAAAATGATCGAAGGCGGCGTCGGCTGGGGCCGCATCGCCAAAAGCGAATGCACCAAAGAAAAAAATCTGGTGTTGATTGATAAATCCATCGCTTCTGAAACCCATCTTGAGCTATGTTTGGTCCGGCCCAAAAACCGCCCCATCGGCGTTACGGCCCGTTCAGTATGGAATGCCTTTCAGAAACGGTCCACTCAGCGGAGATAG
- a CDS encoding M14 family zinc carboxypeptidase: MKALIFSAILMTVVGAKANFPDLQQDCINELKKFPGAWDDKLLHQACAKVQIDTQCVSAEGKPIFHYEKISSTPGAKKVLVFSMIHGDETPAGTVGRYWMERLEGIDPRNSWRVIPVLNPDGVKYKTRYNANKIDINRNFPTKDWDAGALTAWRRSTGSNPRRFPGKEGGSEPETKCAMKHLGDFQPDFIVSVHTPLKVLDYDGPKVKAPPKFDYLPWKSLGNYPGSLGRYMWVERQTPVLTMELKDNLPPNLTPFEQLQDIIGTLVKYETSAEQKKEETSTASSPTSFLPVALEH, from the coding sequence ATGAAAGCATTAATTTTTTCCGCGATCCTTATGACAGTTGTTGGGGCGAAGGCGAATTTCCCTGATCTTCAGCAAGACTGTATCAATGAGCTCAAAAAATTTCCTGGCGCTTGGGATGACAAGCTTTTGCATCAGGCTTGTGCCAAGGTGCAAATCGACACTCAGTGCGTGAGTGCTGAGGGGAAGCCGATTTTTCACTATGAAAAGATCTCTTCCACACCAGGGGCGAAAAAAGTTCTGGTGTTCAGTATGATTCACGGGGATGAAACGCCGGCAGGCACCGTGGGCCGTTACTGGATGGAGCGACTGGAGGGCATTGACCCGCGCAATTCCTGGCGTGTGATTCCGGTGTTGAACCCGGATGGTGTGAAATACAAAACCCGCTATAACGCGAACAAGATTGATATCAACCGCAACTTCCCAACAAAAGATTGGGATGCAGGGGCTTTGACCGCGTGGAGACGCTCTACCGGATCTAATCCGCGTCGTTTCCCGGGTAAAGAAGGTGGCAGTGAGCCTGAAACCAAGTGCGCGATGAAGCACCTGGGTGACTTCCAGCCGGACTTTATTGTGTCAGTCCACACGCCGCTAAAAGTTTTGGATTACGACGGACCGAAAGTGAAGGCACCGCCAAAGTTTGATTACCTGCCTTGGAAATCCCTGGGGAACTATCCGGGGTCCTTGGGTCGTTACATGTGGGTGGAGCGTCAAACCCCGGTGCTGACGATGGAACTAAAGGACAATCTGCCGCCGAACCTGACGCCGTTTGAACAGCTTCAGGATATCATCGGGACGTTGGTGAAATACGAAACGTCTGCCGAGCAAAAAAAAGAGGAGACTTCCACAGCCTCCTCTCCAACTAGCTTTTTACCTGTCGCCTTGGAACACTAG
- a CDS encoding pirin family protein encodes MIQVRKSNERGLAQHGWLNSKHTFSFAEYYDENFMGFGPLRVINEDRIEGGTGFDTHPHRDMEIISYVIDGELAHKDSMGNVAVIKPGEVQRMSAGTGIRHSEYNNIPGKETHFLQIWIKPDKVGVEPGYAQKNFADSFGCSDLILVASHKGRGGSITMNQDVDMYVAKAQDAGEKNHKTYPHRHLWVQVIKGDVQVDSKSLTAGDGAAITDVETLKLSWGKGAEFILFDMP; translated from the coding sequence ATGATTCAGGTAAGAAAATCCAACGAACGCGGTCTGGCACAACACGGATGGCTGAACTCCAAACACACTTTCTCTTTTGCCGAATACTATGATGAAAACTTCATGGGTTTTGGTCCTTTGCGTGTGATTAACGAAGATCGCATTGAAGGCGGCACGGGTTTCGACACCCATCCTCACCGTGATATGGAAATCATTTCTTATGTGATCGACGGCGAGCTGGCACACAAGGATTCCATGGGTAATGTGGCCGTGATCAAACCAGGCGAAGTGCAACGCATGAGCGCGGGAACGGGGATTCGTCACTCTGAATATAACAACATCCCGGGCAAGGAAACTCACTTCCTGCAAATCTGGATCAAACCGGACAAAGTCGGGGTAGAGCCAGGTTACGCGCAGAAAAACTTTGCTGACAGCTTCGGTTGCAGTGATTTGATTCTGGTGGCTTCGCACAAAGGACGTGGCGGTTCCATCACCATGAATCAGGATGTGGACATGTATGTGGCAAAAGCCCAGGATGCGGGTGAAAAAAATCACAAGACCTATCCGCACAGACATCTGTGGGTGCAGGTGATTAAAGGTGATGTGCAAGTGGATTCAAAATCTCTGACAGCAGGTGACGGTGCGGCGATCACCGACGTGGAAACACTGAAGCTTTCCTGGGGCAAAGGGGCAGAGTTTATTCTGTTCGACATGCCTTAG
- a CDS encoding endonuclease I family protein has protein sequence MKLTAVSLLVLVSTLCGQIVFAAPSSGDVPYYGEKFHHDLATGISNDDLKKNIQFVLRSFHLRVNGSYDQIVNGCNGDNCYQHVSLGYDGARTFLLGSFYLVDEGHGEYAVKDVYCDSIRGAADFRGGNAPAPGRIPDGNIVNTEHTWPQSKFSGRHNKSMQKADMHHLYPTDNEMNSIRGNNPFGEVVQDRKPLKCRVSRFGRASQGGADVFMPPANHRGNVARALFYFSVRYDMPIDSRQEATLRKWSKEDPIDDEEISRNDEIHKMQGNRNPFIDFAGLEDSISDF, from the coding sequence GTGAAGTTGACCGCAGTTTCTCTTCTGGTGCTGGTGTCCACGCTTTGTGGCCAAATCGTTTTTGCAGCTCCTTCTTCCGGCGATGTTCCTTATTATGGCGAAAAATTCCACCACGATCTGGCGACTGGAATTTCCAACGACGATCTGAAAAAGAACATTCAGTTTGTCCTTCGCAGTTTCCACCTTCGTGTGAACGGCAGCTACGACCAAATCGTTAACGGCTGCAACGGCGACAACTGCTATCAGCACGTTTCCTTGGGTTACGACGGTGCCCGTACCTTCCTTCTGGGTTCTTTCTATTTGGTTGATGAAGGTCACGGCGAATATGCAGTGAAAGACGTTTACTGTGATTCCATCCGCGGCGCTGCTGACTTCCGCGGCGGCAATGCTCCGGCTCCGGGCAGAATTCCGGATGGCAACATCGTGAACACTGAACACACATGGCCACAATCCAAATTCTCTGGCCGCCACAACAAGAGCATGCAGAAAGCTGACATGCACCACTTGTACCCTACTGACAATGAAATGAACTCTATCCGCGGCAACAACCCATTCGGTGAAGTTGTTCAGGACAGAAAGCCTTTGAAGTGCAGAGTATCCCGCTTCGGTCGCGCTTCCCAGGGTGGAGCTGACGTGTTCATGCCACCGGCAAATCACCGCGGCAATGTGGCTCGCGCTTTGTTCTATTTCTCTGTAAGATATGACATGCCAATTGATTCCCGTCAGGAAGCAACTTTGCGTAAATGGTCCAAAGAAGATCCGATCGACGACGAAGAAATCAGCCGCAACGACGAGATCCACAAAATGCAGGGTAACAGAAACCCGTTCATTGATTTCGCGGGTCTTGAAGATTCTATCAGTGATTTCTAG
- a CDS encoding GAF domain-containing protein, with amino-acid sequence MQQHTSINYSDKTKFYKELLSEAEGMAEKEWFVNLANFAALLKQHLPQINWVGFYLLHNNELLLSSFQGLPACTRIAIGKGVCGTAAKTQQTQLIADVDQFPGHIVCDAASKSEIVVPMIHNGKLLGVLDVDAPVLSRFDSEDQKGLEAMVQILLSKTTWPDSFA; translated from the coding sequence ATGCAACAGCACACGTCCATCAACTATTCAGACAAAACCAAATTCTATAAAGAACTGCTTTCGGAAGCAGAAGGGATGGCTGAAAAAGAATGGTTCGTGAATCTGGCAAACTTCGCAGCCCTGCTGAAACAACACCTGCCCCAGATCAACTGGGTGGGGTTTTACCTGCTTCATAACAACGAATTGCTGTTAAGCTCTTTCCAGGGACTGCCAGCCTGCACGCGCATTGCAATCGGCAAAGGTGTGTGCGGAACGGCCGCAAAAACGCAGCAGACCCAGCTGATTGCGGATGTGGATCAGTTCCCGGGTCACATCGTCTGTGATGCTGCCTCCAAGTCCGAAATCGTCGTGCCGATGATTCATAACGGAAAGCTGCTGGGGGTTTTGGATGTCGATGCTCCGGTCTTAAGCCGGTTCGACAGCGAAGATCAAAAGGGTCTTGAAGCCATGGTGCAGATTCTTCTTTCGAAAACGACATGGCCGGACAGCTTCGCCTAA
- a CDS encoding TraR/DksA family transcriptional regulator, which produces MAISEKLVTECRTRLLQSKQDILNRVKEARLNLDQNEEKGGDEGDQTVRVLAEQEFLSMHERLRGQLMEIESALARIEGGTFGYCEETEEAIEPERLRAIPWTRLSIEGAEIRESMNKRYARG; this is translated from the coding sequence ATGGCTATCTCTGAAAAGCTGGTGACTGAATGTCGCACAAGGCTTTTGCAATCGAAGCAGGACATCCTCAACAGAGTGAAAGAAGCTCGATTGAACTTGGACCAGAATGAGGAAAAGGGCGGCGATGAAGGCGACCAAACGGTACGTGTCCTTGCTGAACAAGAATTCCTGAGCATGCATGAAAGACTGCGTGGTCAACTGATGGAAATCGAAAGCGCCTTGGCTCGCATTGAGGGCGGCACGTTCGGTTACTGCGAAGAGACTGAAGAGGCGATTGAGCCTGAAAGACTTCGCGCTATTCCTTGGACTCGCCTAAGCATCGAAGGTGCTGAAATTCGCGAATCCATGAATAAACGCTACGCTCGCGGCTAA
- a CDS encoding TetR/AcrR family transcriptional regulator, whose product MKTKERILVTSIELFNRSGVVAITTNHIAKAMDISPGNLYFHYDNKEEILIELFKRMAKETYDVWRPSRTKKSTPLVFISDNFELYWRYRFFHREMYALRRRDQQLAKMWRNHIQKMMKLMVILYRQWVKDGKMVKIAEVSEMQYIAESLLAMATTFLQFFESAEKQPGKRSIERGKRHVARLLLPYTSGETKNEFEKFLKS is encoded by the coding sequence ATGAAGACTAAAGAACGTATTCTCGTCACCTCCATCGAACTCTTCAATCGCAGCGGCGTTGTGGCTATCACAACAAATCACATTGCGAAAGCCATGGATATCAGCCCCGGCAACCTGTATTTCCACTATGACAACAAAGAAGAGATCCTGATCGAGCTGTTTAAGAGAATGGCGAAAGAGACCTACGATGTCTGGCGCCCCAGCCGCACCAAGAAGTCGACTCCGCTGGTCTTCATCAGCGACAACTTCGAGCTGTACTGGCGCTATCGCTTCTTCCACCGCGAAATGTACGCCCTTCGCCGCCGTGACCAGCAACTGGCGAAGATGTGGAGAAACCACATCCAGAAGATGATGAAACTGATGGTCATCCTTTACCGCCAGTGGGTGAAGGACGGCAAAATGGTGAAAATCGCCGAAGTCTCTGAAATGCAGTACATCGCTGAATCCCTGCTGGCGATGGCGACGACCTTCCTGCAGTTCTTTGAATCCGCTGAAAAGCAGCCCGGCAAGCGCAGTATCGAGCGTGGTAAACGCCACGTGGCCCGTCTTCTGCTGCCGTATACTTCTGGCGAAACAAAGAACGAGTTTGAAAAATTTCTAAAGTCCTAG